Proteins found in one Nitrososphaera sp. genomic segment:
- a CDS encoding signal recognition particle receptor subunit alpha encodes MFDNLRDGLRSALKKIVRASDINEELIDALCKDVQRALLQSDVNVKLVLSITTTLKERSLKEQPPKGLSRKDHIVTILYGELAKMLGYAGDTIKTIDKSARGGAGEEDETGITTFFKPGKQNIVLMLGIQGSGKTTVTAKLARWLTRHGYRVGVVGADTWRPGALTQLKMNCSKINVEVFGEESNKDAVEIVRKGLDYFRPQNLDIIIIDTAGRHKEEAGLLQEMNDMYKVSTPDLVLLVIDGTLGQQARAQAEAFHKAAPVGGIVLTKLDGTAKGGGALAASTATGAKVMFIGTGERIDDLEQFSPTRFVGRLLGMGDIKALLEMAKGLEVQADENQAKRVMSGKMTIEDFYMQMEQVSKIGFRNVIENMPGFSGMVNDEKLDEMQDRMESWRFIIQSMTKEEKRNPDLINDSRKKRIARGAGMSEGEVKEMLKHYNNSKAIMKQSKGRNMQGFFRRFGLG; translated from the coding sequence ATGTTTGACAACCTTCGTGATGGCCTTAGGAGTGCGCTGAAAAAAATCGTCCGCGCGTCTGACATAAACGAGGAGCTTATTGATGCCTTATGCAAAGACGTGCAGCGCGCTCTGTTGCAGTCCGACGTGAACGTAAAACTTGTACTCTCAATTACGACGACGCTCAAGGAAAGGTCACTCAAGGAGCAGCCGCCAAAGGGGCTTTCCAGAAAGGACCACATAGTAACCATCCTTTACGGAGAGCTTGCAAAGATGCTAGGATATGCCGGCGATACCATCAAGACCATCGACAAGTCCGCGCGCGGAGGTGCAGGAGAGGAGGACGAGACGGGCATTACCACCTTCTTCAAGCCGGGCAAGCAGAACATCGTCCTGATGCTTGGCATCCAGGGCAGTGGCAAGACCACGGTGACCGCAAAGCTGGCCAGATGGCTTACAAGGCACGGCTACAGGGTCGGTGTGGTTGGAGCGGACACCTGGCGACCGGGGGCGCTGACTCAGTTGAAGATGAACTGCAGCAAAATAAACGTCGAGGTATTCGGCGAGGAATCAAACAAGGACGCCGTCGAAATTGTAAGAAAAGGGCTTGATTATTTCAGGCCCCAGAACCTCGACATCATAATAATTGATACGGCTGGGAGGCACAAGGAAGAGGCAGGCCTCCTCCAAGAAATGAACGACATGTACAAGGTCTCGACTCCTGACCTGGTGCTCCTAGTAATAGACGGGACTCTTGGCCAGCAAGCGCGGGCCCAGGCTGAGGCGTTTCACAAAGCCGCGCCGGTCGGCGGCATTGTGCTGACAAAACTTGACGGCACTGCAAAGGGTGGCGGAGCCTTGGCGGCTTCGACTGCTACTGGCGCAAAGGTCATGTTTATAGGAACAGGTGAGCGCATCGACGACCTCGAGCAGTTCTCGCCTACTCGCTTTGTAGGGAGGCTTTTGGGTATGGGAGACATCAAAGCGCTCCTTGAGATGGCAAAGGGACTTGAGGTACAGGCCGATGAGAATCAGGCAAAGAGGGTAATGAGTGGCAAGATGACAATCGAGGACTTTTACATGCAGATGGAACAGGTTAGCAAGATTGGTTTTAGAAACGTCATTGAGAACATGCCGGGTTTTTCGGGGATGGTAAACGACGAAAAGCTCGATGAGATGCAGGACAGGATGGAAAGCTGGCGCTTCATAATCCAGTCGATGACAAAGGAGGAAAAGAGAAATCCCGACCTGATAAACGACTCCCGGAAGAAACGCATTGCCAGGGGCGCAGGTATGTCTGAGGGCGAGGTGAAAGAGATGCTCAAGCACTACAACAACTCTAAAGCGATAATGAAGCAGTCGAAGGGCAGAAACATGCAGGGCTTCTTTAGGAGATTTGGTCTTGGATAA
- a CDS encoding diphthine--ammonia ligase, producing MPLGNLRLVVNFNAVRQGMRQMRLAALFSGGKDSTFAILKAIESGHSVVCLIGARPPSDESMLFHYPNAGITRYQAKAMQLPIIEFEAGSAMQPAATGEIEKQGLEIAVRKAVSEFRIEGLVSGGIASNYQRVAFQSVCDSTGLQLVSPLWQAEPLPYMRELLERHFEVMIVSVSAMGLDKSWLGVVVDAASLDRLAGFSAKYGFNLAFEGGEAETLVLDCPLFEKRLAVISSRSHWDGQRGMFEILEAALLSKNKQESKHV from the coding sequence TTGCCACTTGGCAACCTGCGTCTTGTTGTCAATTTCAATGCCGTACGACAGGGCATGAGGCAGATGCGGCTGGCGGCACTTTTTTCGGGCGGCAAAGACAGCACATTTGCTATTCTCAAGGCGATAGAGTCAGGTCACTCTGTAGTTTGCCTGATAGGAGCGAGGCCACCCTCGGATGAGAGCATGCTGTTTCACTACCCAAACGCCGGGATAACGCGGTACCAGGCTAAAGCAATGCAACTGCCGATTATAGAATTTGAAGCCGGCTCTGCAATGCAACCTGCTGCAACGGGTGAGATCGAGAAACAGGGTCTTGAAATAGCCGTAAGAAAAGCCGTTTCCGAGTTCAGGATTGAAGGTCTTGTAAGCGGTGGCATCGCGAGCAATTACCAGAGAGTCGCCTTCCAGTCCGTGTGCGATAGCACTGGCCTGCAGCTCGTCTCTCCATTATGGCAGGCAGAACCGCTGCCATACATGCGGGAGCTTCTTGAGAGGCATTTTGAGGTAATGATAGTATCTGTCTCTGCCATGGGACTAGACAAGAGCTGGCTGGGAGTAGTGGTTGACGCAGCGTCGCTTGACAGACTGGCAGGATTCAGCGCAAAGTATGGATTCAACCTGGCCTTTGAGGGAGGAGAGGCGGAGACACTGGTTCTTGATTGCCCCCTTTTTGAGAAGAGGCTTGCAGTTATTAGCTCCCGTTCCCACTGGGACGGCCAGCGGGGAATGTTTGAAATACTGGAAGCCGCGCTATTAAGCAAAAACAAGCAGGAATCCAAGCATGTTTGA
- a CDS encoding ABC transporter ATP-binding protein: MSVLLEVNNLSKHYPKKAGLLSALGRSRPEWHKAVDNVSFSVDRGKVLVIAGESGSGKTTIAKMVTGATAPTSGTVTFDGVDVWKLRGHELKQFRSKVHMVYQDPYSSLDPRMKVMDIVMEPLNIHEGRKSTRGQKEEKVLNSLVEVRLAPEIAQLLPQDLSGGQRQRVAIARAIVLRPQLIVADEPVSMLDVSVRAEILNLMMNLKDQLQSAFIYITHDLSTARYVGDSIIVMKNGTVREKGSIDQVLLQPSDSYTKALISAIPDISSAYQDVGN; encoded by the coding sequence TTGAGTGTTCTTCTTGAGGTCAACAATCTCTCCAAGCACTATCCCAAGAAGGCAGGCTTGCTAAGCGCGCTTGGAAGGTCAAGGCCGGAGTGGCACAAGGCAGTCGACAATGTTTCCTTTAGCGTTGACAGAGGAAAGGTGCTCGTCATAGCGGGCGAGTCAGGCTCTGGCAAGACTACTATTGCAAAAATGGTGACCGGCGCGACCGCGCCGACTTCCGGCACCGTCACTTTTGACGGCGTTGATGTGTGGAAGCTCAGGGGCCACGAGCTGAAACAATTCCGTTCCAAGGTTCACATGGTCTATCAGGACCCATACTCCTCGCTTGATCCTAGGATGAAAGTGATGGACATCGTGATGGAGCCTCTGAACATCCATGAGGGAAGGAAGTCGACAAGGGGCCAGAAAGAAGAGAAGGTTCTGAACTCGCTGGTCGAAGTCCGCCTTGCGCCCGAGATAGCCCAGCTCCTTCCGCAAGACCTTTCGGGTGGCCAGAGGCAGCGCGTGGCAATTGCAAGAGCCATAGTGCTGCGCCCGCAACTGATAGTTGCCGACGAGCCCGTGTCGATGCTCGATGTGTCTGTGAGGGCGGAAATCCTAAACCTGATGATGAATCTGAAGGACCAGCTCCAGTCCGCATTTATCTACATCACCCACGACCTGTCGACAGCCAGGTACGTGGGCGACAGCATAATCGTCATGAAGAATGGGACGGTGCGGGAGAAGGGCAGCATCGATCAGGTTCTACTGCAGCCTTCAGATTCGTACACAAAAGCGCTTATCAGTGCTATCCCTGACATAAGCTCGGCGTATCAGGACGTCGGAAACTAG
- a CDS encoding ABC transporter substrate-binding protein, translating to MQKAILLGSLATLSLLVCAFVSSVASSNSAFGQAAKGPVSDSVKFTQYSDENIALKAVKSGDIDAYLYRIPIELVSDAQKDRGLAVYDRDAGSFGLLMNPAPSNDSSVLNPFQFRQVRFAMNYVVDRQFTVSDILKGSGTPMSDPFGISSPEYTTIADIVESFAFRHDLSFANQTISATLKSAGATMQSGKWQFKDKPITINFFIRSDDPKRNAIGEAIASDLEKLGFTLDRIYGDLARAQLDVYGSDPQELKWQLYTEGYAGTATFVAYNPTVTAQMYAPWYGNMPGRGSSATWQYANKTLDAITQKILNLNFTSKEERTQLVRSAVQQGMQESVRIFIAQTKEPYVASSSVKGLVNDFGAGISSRFSIIDAKADGKSDLNIGVRNLAQGAWNNIGGLKDTFTITLSSPVEDPAVMYHPYLGTAIPVRTNWTDITTHGPTGSLNVSADAIKWDPFAGKWQQVGSGTTAESSVTYKILYGNWHNGIAMDKNDLLYSYYFGFQWGTNTTSNGKPYLTYDPEYTPSAAPSLPTLKGIKFTSDDTVVSYVDAWHFDSREIASLASIWAVEPWEITAAEERLVTASKLSFSSSGAVQKGVDWLSLVNPVHAQMISDELQKMKDERYIPTALQGLVTSDEANKRYDASIKWISEHHHAVISNGPFYLDTFNAAGQTATLKAFRDDSYPFPPDYWSAKFGVPQVASVKSIDTTGPATIGKPKAVKIVVNVADQPSSDAQVLYFLSGDKGVSASGNATASANNPGVFVATMNSSVTGQLAPGAYQFKVFAIGNQAYKPAFASVPLLLMTATASGSGPGGQGNGTGSGTTAGSNTKSGCLIATAAFGSELTPQVQYLRNFRQNYILQTVSGSAFMDTFNNIYYSFSPQVADYERGQPWLQETVKASIYPLFGILMASERAHNSVSGGEAGAVLAGVTASSLIGAVYLAPPIAAYSIFRRKSVRTRWLKLLAGLAASALVATVAGIMAHNSEWLSISTAAFVALTAATSAMAFGVFAIPKVASAIRLRVHASRQKRAQEF from the coding sequence ATGCAGAAAGCAATTCTGCTCGGTTCGCTGGCGACACTTTCTCTGCTCGTTTGCGCTTTTGTCTCGTCAGTTGCGTCAAGCAATTCCGCCTTCGGCCAGGCCGCCAAGGGTCCCGTTTCAGACTCGGTAAAGTTTACACAGTATTCTGACGAGAATATCGCGCTCAAGGCAGTAAAGTCCGGCGACATTGATGCTTACCTTTACAGGATTCCAATCGAGCTGGTATCGGACGCGCAGAAAGATCGCGGCCTCGCAGTCTATGACCGAGACGCGGGCTCTTTCGGCCTTCTAATGAACCCTGCCCCGTCGAACGATTCCAGCGTGCTTAATCCCTTTCAGTTCAGGCAGGTGAGGTTTGCCATGAATTACGTGGTAGACAGGCAGTTTACCGTAAGCGACATTCTGAAGGGCTCCGGAACGCCAATGTCTGATCCCTTCGGCATATCGTCACCAGAGTACACCACCATAGCTGACATTGTCGAATCCTTTGCATTCCGCCACGACCTTTCGTTTGCAAACCAGACCATAAGTGCAACCCTGAAGAGCGCCGGTGCCACTATGCAGTCAGGCAAATGGCAATTCAAGGACAAGCCGATTACGATCAACTTCTTCATCAGAAGCGACGACCCAAAGAGGAATGCAATCGGCGAAGCTATTGCGTCCGACCTTGAAAAACTGGGCTTTACGCTAGACAGGATATACGGCGACCTTGCCCGCGCACAGCTTGACGTCTACGGTTCCGATCCGCAGGAACTCAAATGGCAGCTCTATACTGAAGGCTATGCGGGAACCGCCACGTTCGTAGCATACAACCCGACCGTTACTGCTCAGATGTACGCTCCCTGGTACGGAAACATGCCCGGCCGTGGATCGTCGGCGACATGGCAGTACGCAAACAAAACACTAGACGCCATAACGCAAAAGATCCTGAACCTGAACTTTACCTCAAAGGAGGAGAGAACCCAGCTTGTAAGAAGCGCGGTGCAGCAGGGGATGCAAGAGTCTGTCAGGATTTTTATCGCGCAGACAAAGGAGCCTTATGTGGCATCATCCTCGGTCAAGGGGCTTGTTAACGACTTTGGCGCGGGCATTTCAAGCAGGTTTTCCATAATTGACGCCAAGGCAGACGGCAAGTCCGACCTCAATATTGGAGTAAGAAACCTTGCACAGGGTGCATGGAATAACATCGGAGGGCTAAAAGACACCTTTACAATAACACTGTCCTCGCCCGTTGAAGACCCGGCGGTCATGTACCATCCTTATCTCGGCACTGCAATTCCAGTCAGAACCAACTGGACGGACATTACAACACATGGGCCGACCGGCTCGCTCAACGTTTCAGCGGACGCCATCAAGTGGGATCCTTTTGCCGGGAAATGGCAGCAGGTGGGAAGCGGCACAACCGCAGAGAGCAGCGTCACCTACAAGATTCTCTATGGAAACTGGCATAACGGCATAGCGATGGACAAGAACGACCTGCTGTATTCCTATTATTTTGGCTTCCAGTGGGGGACGAATACAACCTCGAACGGCAAGCCATACCTGACGTATGACCCCGAGTACACCCCCTCGGCTGCGCCCAGCCTTCCCACCCTGAAAGGGATAAAATTCACCTCCGACGATACGGTCGTCTCTTATGTAGACGCATGGCATTTCGACAGCAGGGAAATAGCCAGCCTTGCATCCATATGGGCGGTTGAGCCATGGGAAATTACCGCCGCGGAGGAGAGGCTCGTCACTGCATCCAAGCTGTCGTTCTCAAGCAGTGGCGCCGTACAAAAAGGCGTCGACTGGCTGTCGCTTGTCAACCCTGTCCATGCACAAATGATAAGCGACGAGCTGCAAAAGATGAAGGACGAACGCTATATCCCGACCGCGCTGCAGGGGCTCGTGACAAGCGATGAGGCAAACAAGAGGTATGACGCAAGCATCAAATGGATATCCGAACACCACCACGCTGTAATTAGCAACGGTCCATTCTATCTCGATACGTTCAACGCAGCGGGCCAGACGGCGACCTTGAAGGCATTCCGGGACGACTCGTACCCGTTCCCGCCGGATTACTGGTCAGCAAAGTTCGGCGTTCCGCAGGTAGCTTCTGTTAAGAGTATCGATACAACAGGCCCTGCGACAATCGGCAAGCCCAAGGCAGTGAAGATCGTGGTGAACGTCGCAGATCAGCCAAGCAGCGACGCACAGGTCCTCTACTTTTTGTCCGGCGACAAAGGGGTTTCGGCATCCGGCAACGCAACTGCGTCGGCGAATAATCCAGGCGTTTTCGTGGCGACCATGAATTCGAGCGTCACCGGGCAACTTGCGCCGGGCGCATACCAGTTCAAGGTATTTGCGATTGGCAACCAGGCATACAAGCCAGCATTCGCGTCCGTCCCGCTGCTGCTCATGACAGCTACCGCGAGCGGTTCTGGCCCAGGCGGCCAAGGCAACGGCACTGGCTCCGGAACGACAGCGGGCAGCAATACCAAATCTGGCTGCCTTATCGCAACCGCAGCGTTTGGCTCAGAGCTAACACCACAGGTCCAGTACCTGCGTAATTTCAGGCAGAACTATATCCTGCAGACGGTCTCCGGATCCGCCTTTATGGACACCTTTAACAACATCTACTATTCATTCAGCCCACAGGTTGCCGATTATGAAAGGGGCCAGCCCTGGCTTCAGGAAACGGTCAAGGCGTCAATATACCCGCTTTTTGGGATTCTCATGGCCTCGGAAAGAGCACATAACTCAGTCAGTGGTGGAGAAGCCGGCGCCGTACTTGCCGGGGTCACTGCAAGCTCCCTCATCGGAGCAGTCTACCTTGCTCCGCCGATAGCTGCATACTCGATTTTCAGGCGGAAATCCGTCCGGACTCGCTGGCTAAAGTTACTGGCCGGGCTTGCTGCGTCTGCACTTGTGGCAACTGTAGCTGGAATCATGGCGCACAACTCAGAATGGCTGTCGATTAGCACGGCAGCTTTTGTGGCTCTTACTGCCGCAACAAGCGCCATGGCTTTTGGTGTGTTTGC